From the genome of Mucispirillum schaedleri ASF457:
ATTTTCCAGATTTTCCTGTTATGCCGGGAGTATTAATTATAGAAGCCCTTGCTCAGATTTCTGGTATATTTGGAATTTTAAAAATGAAAGAAGACGGCACATATAAAGAAGGACTTAAAACATTATTTACAGGTATAAATAATGTTAAATTTTCACACCCTGTAAGACCGGGGGACAGACTTATACTGGAAGCAGAATTTGTTAAGCAGAAAATGGGTATCTGGTGGTTTAATGTTTTTGCAAAAGTTGATGATAAATTAGCTGTAAAAGCTGAATTAT
Proteins encoded in this window:
- the fabZ gene encoding 3-hydroxyacyl-ACP dehydratase FabZ, whose amino-acid sequence is MTNRIIEIDEIKQILPHRYPFLLVDRVTEITDNKITGYKNVTINEEFFNGHFPDFPVMPGVLIIEALAQISGIFGILKMKEDGTYKEGLKTLFTGINNVKFSHPVRPGDRLILEAEFVKQKMGIWWFNVFAKVDDKLAVKAELSAALK